The sequence below is a genomic window from Thermoflavifilum sp..
GCAGGTCAAACAGGTGATTACGCTGGGTAAAAAGTTGATGCAACATCCGCAGGCCCATAAAAAGGCCATCGGCAAGCTTTTGCAGGAACTGGCCAGCGAACAGGCACCCTTTCATAAAGATGTATTAAAAACGGCTTCGCGTATCGCGCAGATGCATCACCATCTTCCCGATCCGGCGAAAGAAGAATTACTGGCATTCTGTGCGGAGCGGAGAGCATTTTACAAAAAAGCATACAACACCCATCTTTATGCAGATGGGCCAATTTCCGCCTTATCGGTTCCTGAAGTAAAACCCGTATATGACGAGCAGGCGCCTTTGATAAATGGGTATGAAGTGTTGAATCGGTATTTCGATGATTTGTTTTCCTATCATCCCACTGTATTTGCATTTGGAGAGGATGTGGGTAAAATTGGCGATGTGAATCAAGCTTTTGCAGGATTGCAGCAGAAATATGGTGCCGACCGTATTTTTGATACGGGTATTCGAGAAGCCACCATTATCGGGCAGGGTATTGGCATGGCCATGCGGGGATTGCGGCCGATTGCCGAGATCCAGTACCTGGATTATTTGCTTTTTGCCTTGCAAACGCTCAGCGATGATGTGGCTACCCTGCATTACCGCACCAACGGCAAGCAAATTTGTCCGCTCATCGTACGCACACGCGGGCATCGTCTCGAAGGCATCTGGCATTCTGGATCGCCCATGCAAATGCTTTTAGGTGCTTTGCGCGGCATGTACATTTGCGTACCTCGCAATATGGTGAAAGCAGCGGGAATGTATAATACCCTGTTGCGTGCTGCAGAGCCCGCCGTGGTTATCGAATGTTTAAATGGTTATCGGTTAAAAGAAAGAATGCCGATCAATATCCGTGAATACACAGTACCGATGGGTGTTCCTGAAGTCATGCGTGAAGGAACGGATATTACTATTGTTTCTTATGGTTCGATCTTGCGAATTGCATCAGAAGCAGCTGAACGTTTGCAGGAGGATTTTGGCGTTTCCTGTGAATTAATTGATGTACAGACTTTACTGCCGTTCGATATTCACCATCGCATTGTGGAATCCTTGAAAAAAACCAATCGCATCCTGTTTCTGGATGAAGATGTGCCGGGAGGCGCTACCGCTTATATGATGCAGGAAGTGCTGGAGAAACAGGGAGGTTATCGCTGGCTCGATGCCCAGCCTCGAACCTTGAGCGCTCAGGCGCATCGCCCTGCTTATGGAACGGATGGCGATTATTTCTCAAAGCCCAATGCAGAAGACATTATCGATAAAGTGCTTGAGATCATGCGGGAATAATGATATCATAAGGGTTTTCATGAGACTTCATCCGGCATAATGATTTTCAAATAATCACCTGTATTAAAAATTGTCGAGTGCTTAATAAATCTTAAACCGATATTTAATGTTATCGGTATTGTTTTTCAATTCATCGATATTGATGGATGCTTTGATATCATTTACGGCTTCCTGCTTCAGCTGAGCGAATTCTTGTTGTTTTTGCTTGATCAGGTTTTTGTCGGCAAGTCCGTTGTCTGCAGCTATCTGCAGGGCATTGTTCACCTGTGCATAGTAGGTGTCGAGCAAGGTGAAATATTCATTGTAAATGTTTTCAAAACGTTTGGTTAACAATACCAGATCTTCTAACTGGTTGTTTACTTCCTTCAAGTTACCATTTTCTCGTAGCAGTCGCTCGTAATCGATCTTGCCGGTTCTGGGATTGGTATATTGTTTTTCCAGTTGATTGAAGTATTGTTCAACTCGTTCGCGGGTGAAGGTCAGAAAGAATTGATTTAAGGCTTCGGCAAGCGATTTGTTTTTTCTATCAGGTAAATTGAATTTCATAGCAGATGCAGTAAACAGCAGATGGTTGTATAAATCTTCATGCAAGCTGTTCAACTGATCGCGATTAAAATTCAGTCCGTACTTAAACTTCTGATTACCTTCATTTAATGATGTATAAAACATCACGTATTTGTTCAGTTCATTTTCAAACTCTTTCAGATTTTTCTCATTGATCGATTTATCGGTAATGCTGATGCTATGGAAGAAAGTCATGATGGCATTGGCGATGCCCAGTGGTGGAGAAAGTGCGGTAAAACTCTTGAAGATGGGACTGTTGATAATGGAATTTGTAGATTCTACGATTTTTTGATTGCGTTTGTTTGCATCGGCTTTACCTTCAAGGACAATTTTTTTTACCAGTTCAATCACGCGTTCATTAAAAGAAAATCCGAGCTCTTTACTTTCGGGGTTGTTAATCGAAG
It includes:
- a CDS encoding alpha-ketoacid dehydrogenase subunit alpha/beta; the protein is MIISAETHSPEQLSFEEFRQQVLRDYRIACESREASVLGRKEVLNGRAKFGIFGDGKEVPQVALARFFRPGDIRSGYYRDQTLAFATGMATVEQFFAQLYADIDPEHDPFSSGRQMNSHFATPFVDESGQWLDLVNRYNSAADLAPTAAQMPRSLGLAFASKLFRHLPSLQSLSHLSHHGDEVCFVTIGDASTSEGLFWETINAAGVLQVPMAVFVWDDGYGISVPRKLQTTKNSISAVMEGFRRSGKSNGWDIYRVKGWDYAGMCEVFEAAIQRVREHHIPALFHVEELTQPLGHSTSGSHERYKSKERLEWEKEWDCNRKMREWILDNQLATEQELIELEQEARKSVQQAKQRAWEKYMQPIREQVKQVITLGKKLMQHPQAHKKAIGKLLQELASEQAPFHKDVLKTASRIAQMHHHLPDPAKEELLAFCAERRAFYKKAYNTHLYADGPISALSVPEVKPVYDEQAPLINGYEVLNRYFDDLFSYHPTVFAFGEDVGKIGDVNQAFAGLQQKYGADRIFDTGIREATIIGQGIGMAMRGLRPIAEIQYLDYLLFALQTLSDDVATLHYRTNGKQICPLIVRTRGHRLEGIWHSGSPMQMLLGALRGMYICVPRNMVKAAGMYNTLLRAAEPAVVIECLNGYRLKERMPINIREYTVPMGVPEVMREGTDITIVSYGSILRIASEAAERLQEDFGVSCELIDVQTLLPFDIHHRIVESLKKTNRILFLDEDVPGGATAYMMQEVLEKQGGYRWLDAQPRTLSAQAHRPAYGTDGDYFSKPNAEDIIDKVLEIMRE